Proteins encoded together in one Riemerella anatipestifer window:
- a CDS encoding DUF3127 domain-containing protein has protein sequence MEITGKLLKKSDIRQPSETFTIQEFYLDCSRYNQITGQKRENILKFQVTGSKIDTVLSKVNNGDLVNVFFNVKGRFWEKETEGETKKGHSQSLDVWRIDIKQPSNGETTEYEDDDLPF, from the coding sequence ATGGAAATCACAGGAAAACTACTAAAGAAATCAGACATCAGACAACCGTCTGAAACATTCACAATTCAAGAGTTTTATTTGGATTGTTCCAGATACAACCAAATAACAGGACAAAAGAGAGAGAATATTCTAAAATTCCAAGTAACAGGAAGCAAAATAGACACCGTCCTTTCAAAGGTAAATAACGGCGATTTGGTGAATGTATTTTTCAATGTAAAAGGAAGGTTTTGGGAGAAAGAAACAGAAGGCGAAACTAAAAAAGGACACTCGCAATCATTAGATGTATGGAGAATAGACATCAAACAGCCAAGTAACGGCGAAACTACAGAATACGAGGACGACGATTTGCCTTTTTAA
- a CDS encoding recombinase RecT, which produces MENQALQKKEEEALSTKSLFQKAHIQKRFNQLLGKKSQGFISSVLQIVNNSEQLANADPNTVLTAAVTAAILDLPINPNLGFSWIVPYKGEAQFQMGWKGYVQLALRTGQYSRINVTEVYENQFKSFNRLTEELVADFNIEGKGDIVGYAAYFKLINGLEKLSYWSKEEVINHAKKYSQAYGKGSFSPWNEKDKFHAMAKKTVLKNTISKWGIMSIELQTAQLADQAVQPKEGKYNYVDNIIDIEAENIQEEQQRIVEFINNAQNIEQLQEAEPFIEENSEVKELYDKKLKDLTK; this is translated from the coding sequence ATGGAAAATCAAGCATTACAAAAAAAAGAAGAAGAGGCGTTAAGCACAAAGTCTTTATTTCAAAAAGCCCATATACAAAAAAGATTTAATCAACTATTAGGCAAAAAATCACAGGGGTTTATTTCCTCTGTATTACAAATAGTAAACAATAGCGAACAATTAGCTAATGCAGATCCAAACACAGTACTTACCGCAGCAGTTACAGCAGCAATATTGGACCTTCCTATAAACCCCAATTTAGGCTTTTCTTGGATAGTACCATATAAAGGGGAGGCACAATTTCAAATGGGTTGGAAAGGCTATGTGCAACTGGCTTTAAGAACAGGGCAATACTCTCGAATAAATGTAACAGAAGTTTATGAGAATCAATTTAAGTCTTTTAACAGGCTTACAGAAGAGTTGGTCGCTGATTTTAACATAGAAGGCAAAGGCGATATAGTTGGTTATGCTGCTTATTTCAAATTGATAAACGGACTAGAAAAATTATCCTACTGGAGCAAAGAAGAGGTTATAAATCACGCTAAAAAATATTCTCAAGCCTACGGTAAAGGGTCTTTTTCTCCTTGGAATGAGAAAGATAAATTCCACGCTATGGCTAAAAAAACGGTACTCAAAAACACCATCAGCAAATGGGGCATTATGAGTATTGAATTGCAGACGGCACAATTAGCCGACCAAGCCGTTCAGCCTAAAGAAGGAAAGTATAACTATGTAGATAATATCATTGATATTGAAGCAGAAAATATACAAGAGGAACAACAACGAATTGTTGAGTTTATAAATAACGCTCAAAATATAGAGCAACTGCAAGAAGCAGAGCCTTTCATAGAAGAAAACAGCGAAGTGAAAGAGCTTTATGATAAAAAATTAAAAGACTTAACCAAATAA
- a CDS encoding KTSC domain-containing protein yields the protein MRLFILFHSGSTYVYHRVPERIFTGLLRASSKGRYFNAYIRDSYS from the coding sequence ATGAGACTTTTTATATTGTTTCACTCGGGTTCTACTTATGTTTATCATCGAGTGCCTGAACGAATTTTTACAGGATTATTAAGAGCCTCGTCCAAGGGTCGCTATTTTAATGCCTACATTCGGGACAGTTACTCGTAG
- a CDS encoding DNA-packaging protein, whose protein sequence is MRISKQLKEKLRPDKIKSALCLELDISRSTLNRWLSKENDKIANLIVIDAINKITGLTQEEIFEKKQK, encoded by the coding sequence ATGAGAATATCAAAACAATTAAAAGAAAAGTTAAGACCCGATAAAATAAAATCGGCTTTGTGTCTAGAGTTGGATATTTCAAGAAGCACATTGAACAGATGGCTTTCAAAAGAGAACGATAAAATAGCCAATTTGATAGTTATTGATGCTATCAATAAGATAACAGGGCTAACTCAAGAAGAAATATTTGAGAAAAAACAAAAATAA
- a CDS encoding coiled-coil domain-containing protein, which produces MSLGDSFNHNDFNRLKEFDFDAYIAKNYKDTELSEVCFGSIDAIQFKKILNRIISWFGRVIKSDMFYLLPEYYISENETYGITNELDMLVHWLNVDDRYNAYQTIKNITVYILLFGGWNKEEVVISHQQISDLQSKQSLIQAQLETNLSALEELKSKITNQTEASEELNKKADSLYNNLLKNKEDIQNDKAEIDTMLALAKQNSKDIEAVKASINAHEAKIVENIYKYEKNFSVIKSQNEDSLSNMEEAIRLQKEILDKRQEVENLLGAAADGSLGVKFEKRREIIGSSSSAFLYTSGFIFLLALGWTFYIYKEFSVNPKDSGLPVWAGILLNFIKITPAWWLFIWVTGRYSRERKLEEIYAFKSATAMTVRNHANLLKDDDGGDANQRASRQIMLLKSVENIYKEPSVDDKKEKELSMKKITNLVKQLTETIKEIKN; this is translated from the coding sequence ATGAGTTTAGGAGATAGCTTTAATCATAATGACTTCAATAGGCTAAAGGAGTTTGATTTTGATGCTTATATTGCTAAAAACTATAAGGATACAGAGCTTTCGGAAGTTTGTTTCGGTTCTATAGATGCAATCCAATTCAAAAAAATATTGAATAGAATAATATCTTGGTTTGGTAGGGTTATTAAATCAGATATGTTTTATTTGCTACCTGAATATTATATAAGTGAAAATGAAACTTATGGTATAACTAATGAGTTAGACATGTTAGTACATTGGCTAAATGTAGATGATAGATATAATGCTTATCAAACAATTAAAAATATCACTGTATATATTCTCTTGTTTGGAGGCTGGAATAAAGAGGAGGTTGTGATTAGTCATCAACAGATTTCAGATTTACAATCTAAACAATCTCTTATACAGGCACAGCTAGAAACTAACTTATCAGCTTTAGAAGAGTTAAAATCTAAAATAACCAATCAGACAGAGGCAAGCGAAGAGCTTAATAAAAAAGCGGATAGTCTTTATAACAATCTTTTGAAGAATAAGGAAGATATTCAAAATGATAAAGCGGAAATAGACACTATGCTTGCACTCGCTAAGCAGAACTCAAAAGATATTGAAGCCGTAAAAGCTAGCATAAATGCCCACGAAGCCAAAATAGTTGAAAATATATATAAATATGAGAAAAATTTCTCTGTAATAAAGTCTCAAAACGAAGATTCTTTATCTAATATGGAAGAAGCCATTAGATTGCAAAAAGAAATTTTAGATAAAAGACAAGAGGTAGAGAATTTACTTGGAGCAGCAGCAGACGGTTCGTTAGGTGTAAAATTTGAAAAGAGAAGAGAGATTATTGGTAGTAGTTCCAGTGCTTTTCTTTATACTTCGGGTTTTATTTTTCTTCTGGCTTTAGGGTGGACTTTTTATATTTATAAAGAATTTAGCGTAAATCCAAAAGATAGTGGACTGCCTGTATGGGCTGGAATATTGCTAAATTTTATAAAAATCACTCCTGCGTGGTGGTTATTTATTTGGGTAACTGGTCGTTATAGCAGAGAGCGAAAATTAGAAGAAATATATGCTTTTAAATCGGCTACAGCTATGACAGTGAGAAATCACGCCAATTTGTTAAAAGACGATGATGGAGGAGACGCAAACCAAAGAGCTTCTAGGCAAATAATGCTCCTTAAATCGGTGGAAAATATCTATAAAGAGCCTTCTGTTGATGACAAAAAAGAGAAGGAGCTTAGTATGAAAAAGATAACTAATCTAGTAAAACAATTAACAGAAACGATAAAAGAGATAAAAAACTAA
- a CDS encoding HNH endonuclease, protein MDILWVLLFFFVLVSPIIAIVLIVQNRKITKSYGLLLQEYNKNLNDNNLNLENKNKEIESHKSNLELKNNELQYKENTIINLKNRIKEQQELFLKKEAYLENKINEYNKEVSLDKQSKLVLTEEDIIFFNQYELKKAKGELSYYNGKLEAIILGDKGAKIISLIKNSARFSVDNDIELDIKRELWLDTLEYNEICTRIKEEGIYYTPSLAEKFISYLEDFLYKYKFLYKKDHFNKIKNDVELVLEARIAEEKLRELKKVEERISRREHISQKVKDMVWNRDGGKCVECGSSEKLEFDHIVPFSKGGSNTYRNIQLLCEPCNRKKSNKIGQQIL, encoded by the coding sequence ATGGATATACTTTGGGTTTTATTGTTTTTTTTCGTTCTTGTTTCTCCTATAATAGCTATTGTTTTAATAGTCCAAAACAGAAAAATAACTAAATCATACGGATTATTGCTACAAGAATACAACAAAAATTTGAATGATAATAATTTGAATTTAGAGAATAAAAATAAAGAAATAGAAAGTCATAAAAGTAATTTAGAATTAAAAAACAATGAGCTTCAATACAAAGAGAATACTATAATAAATCTTAAAAATAGGATTAAGGAACAACAGGAGTTATTTTTAAAAAAAGAGGCGTATTTAGAGAATAAAATTAATGAGTATAATAAAGAGGTCTCTCTTGATAAACAAAGTAAATTAGTCTTAACCGAAGAAGATATTATTTTTTTCAATCAATATGAGCTAAAAAAAGCGAAGGGAGAGCTGTCGTATTATAATGGCAAACTAGAAGCAATTATATTAGGAGACAAAGGAGCTAAAATAATATCTTTAATAAAAAATAGTGCAAGGTTTTCAGTAGATAATGATATAGAACTTGATATAAAAAGGGAACTTTGGCTTGATACATTGGAGTATAATGAAATTTGTACTAGGATAAAAGAAGAGGGTATATATTATACTCCTTCTTTGGCTGAAAAATTTATAAGTTATTTAGAGGATTTTTTATATAAATATAAGTTTTTGTACAAAAAAGACCATTTTAATAAAATAAAAAATGATGTAGAGTTAGTATTGGAGGCTAGAATAGCAGAGGAAAAACTCAGAGAGCTTAAAAAAGTAGAGGAGAGGATAAGTAGAAGGGAGCATATTTCTCAAAAAGTAAAGGATATGGTTTGGAATAGAGATGGTGGAAAGTGTGTGGAATGTGGCAGTTCAGAAAAATTAGAATTTGACCACATTGTGCCTTTTTCAAAAGGAGGCTCTAACACATATAGAAATATACAGCTACTTTGTGAGCCGTGTAACCGTAAAAAATCAAATAAAATAGGACAGCAAATCTTATAA